The sequence CGATCTTGAAGACGAGCGTTTTCAACAAGCGTTGGCCGAGGCGATCAGCAGCCTGCCCGAGCGTGAGAAGCTGGTGCTTTCGCTGTATTACGACGAAGAGTTGAACTTGAAGGAAATCGGCCAAGTGCTGGGGGTCAGCGAATCGCGGGTGAGCCAGCTGCACAGTCAGTGCGCGGCGCGTCTGCGGGCTCGTCTCGGCGAGTGGCGTGCCCGTTAGCGGGCGGTTCGCAAGCAATTTCATTTTAGAGGCCGCTTACGAGCTTCATTCATGAGGCCCGCAACAGACCGTGAGCAGGTTCTGGGATTTACGGAGGTGTACTTGGACAAGAACATGAAAATCCTCATCGTCGATGACTTTTCGACCATGAGACGGATCATCAAGAACCTCTTGCGCGATCTGGGCTTCACTAACACCGCCGAAGCGGATGACGGCACCACGGCGTTGCCGATGCTGAAAAGCGGTAGTTTCGATTTCCTGGTTACCGACTGGAACATGCCGGGCATGAGCGGTATCGATCTGTTGCGCGCCGTGCGCGCCGATGAGCGCCTCAAGCATCTTCCGGTATTGATGGTGACCGCCGAAGCCAAGCGCGACCAGATCATCGAGGCCGCGCAGGCCGGCGTTAACGGATACGTGGTCAAGCCATTCACGGCTCAAGTGCTCAAAGAGAAGATCGAAAAGATCTTCGAGCGCGTCAACGGCTGATGCAGTAACGCCGCGAGGGCACTATGACGCAAGCAGACCAAAGCCTGGCGGAGTTCGAAGCGACTCTGCGGGCTCATGCACCCCAATTGATCGAAAGTCTGCAACAGGGCCGCTTCGAAGAAGCCACGCAACTGTTCAACGAGCTCAATCAGGCGCGCAACCATGGCCTCTATCAGGAGGTCGGCAAACTAACCCGTGAACTGCACAACGCCATCGTTAAGCTGGAGATGGACACCTGCGCCACGGGCGGCGATCCGTCACCGATCACCGACGCCACCGATCGTCTCTCTTACGTCGTGGAAATGACCGAGAAAGCGGCCAATCGCACCATGGACCTGGTCGAAGAATCGGCGCCGCTGGTGAACTACGTCAGCTATGAAGCCCAGAGCCTGACTGCCGACTGGCAGCGCTTCATGCGCCGCGACATGAATGCCGAACAGTTCCGCGATCTGGTCAAGCGTATCGATCAGTTTCTCCAGCGCAGCATGAACGATGGCAGCCAGCTGTCGCAGAACCTCAGCGAGATCATGCTCGCCCAGGATTTCCAGGACCTTACCGGCCAGGTGATCAAAAGAGTGACCCGGCTCATTACAGAGCTCGAAAGTAACCTGCTTAATCTGGTGCTGATGGCAGGGCAGGTCGACCGGGTCGCGGGGATTCAGCACGACCGCGATGCGATGCGCGCCGAGCAGGAAAAGAAAAAACAGGAAAAAGCGCCTTCCAACGGTGAAGGTCCGCAGATGCATGCCGATATACGTGAGGATGTCGTATCCGGGCAAGACGATGTCGATGATCTGCTTTCGAGCCTGGGCTTTTAGGGGAAGGTGAATATGAGCTTCGACGCCGATGAAGAAATCCTCCAGGACTTCCTGGTTGAGGCCGGCGAGATTCTCGAACTATTGTCCGAGCAACTGGTGGAGCTGGAAAGCAGCCCCGACGATACAGCCTTGCTCAATGCGATTTTTCGCGGTTTCCATACGGTAAAAGGTGGCGCAGGCTTCCTCCAGCTGCACGAGTTGGTGGAGTGCTGCCACATCGCCGAAAATGTCTTCGACATCCTGCGCAAGGGTGAGCGTCGCGTCGACTCGGAATTGATGGATGTCGTGCTCCAGGCACTGGACGCCGTCAATGAAATGTTCGCCCAGGTGCGTGAACGGACCGAAGTTACGCCTGCCACGCCCGAGCTGCTCGCGGCGTTGGCGCGCCTGGCCGAGCCGGGCGGAGCGCCGGAGGCGGTAGTCGAAGCTGCACCGGAGCCGGAGCCCGAGCCGGTCGCTGAGACAGCCGATAGCGAGTTCGAGCAGTTCCTCGGCGCGTTGGATGAAACCGAGAACGCCGCAGCCGCTGGCGCAACGGACGAAATCACCGACGAGGAATTTGAGTCGCTGCTCGATCAGCTGCATGGCAAGGGCCAGTTCGTGGCGGAGCCCGGCGCCAATCCCGCGCCGCCAGCGGTCACGGCAACCGAAGCCCCGGCCGGCGATGAAATTACTGACGACGAATTCGAGGCGTTGCTCGACCAGTTGCATGGCAAGGGGCAATTTGCAGCGCCCGCTGCCGCTGCGCCAGCGGCGTCCGCGGAGCCCACGGCGCCGACCCCCGCGGCGGGTGGTGACGAGATCACCGATGACGAGTTCGAGGCGCTGTTGGATCAACTGCACGGCAAAGGCAAGTTCGAGCCCGAGGCGACGGTAGCCGCTGTCGAAAAGCCGGCGCCGGCGGCAAACAAGCCCGCCCCGGCGAAACCCGCTGCGCCACCATCGCCCAGCAAGGCGGCGCCGGCCAAGGCCGAGCCGGCGACCAAGGCCGCTCCCGCCGCGGAAAAGCCGGCGAGCGAAGCCGAAACGACCGTGCGGGTCGATACCGCGCGACTCGATGAAATCATGAACATGGTCGGCGAGCTGGTGCTGGTGCGTAACCGCTTGGTT comes from Stutzerimonas stutzeri and encodes:
- a CDS encoding chemotaxis protein CheA, which codes for MSFDADEEILQDFLVEAGEILELLSEQLVELESSPDDTALLNAIFRGFHTVKGGAGFLQLHELVECCHIAENVFDILRKGERRVDSELMDVVLQALDAVNEMFAQVRERTEVTPATPELLAALARLAEPGGAPEAVVEAAPEPEPEPVAETADSEFEQFLGALDETENAAAAGATDEITDEEFESLLDQLHGKGQFVAEPGANPAPPAVTATEAPAGDEITDDEFEALLDQLHGKGQFAAPAAAAPAASAEPTAPTPAAGGDEITDDEFEALLDQLHGKGKFEPEATVAAVEKPAPAANKPAPAKPAAPPSPSKAAPAKAEPATKAAPAAEKPASEAETTVRVDTARLDEIMNMVGELVLVRNRLVRLGSNSSDEAMAKAVSNLDVVTADLQSAVMKTRMQPIKKVFGRFPRLVRDLARSLKKEINLELVGEETDLDKNLVEALADPLVHLVRNAVDHGIETPEEREAAGKPRIGKVVLSAEQEGDHILLMITDDGKGMDAEILRAKAVEKGLLDRDAAERLSDLESYNLIFAPGFSTKSEISDVSGRGVGMDVVKTKISQLNGTVNVFSNKGQGSRVVIKVPLTLAIMPTLMVMLGDQAFAFPLVNVNEIFHLDLSRTNVVDGQEVVIVRDKALPLFYLKRWLVQGAEREEQREGHVVILSVGNQSIGFVVDQLVGQEEVVIKPLGKMLQGTPGMSGATITGDGRIALILDVPSMLKRYARRI
- a CDS encoding protein phosphatase CheZ; translation: MTQADQSLAEFEATLRAHAPQLIESLQQGRFEEATQLFNELNQARNHGLYQEVGKLTRELHNAIVKLEMDTCATGGDPSPITDATDRLSYVVEMTEKAANRTMDLVEESAPLVNYVSYEAQSLTADWQRFMRRDMNAEQFRDLVKRIDQFLQRSMNDGSQLSQNLSEIMLAQDFQDLTGQVIKRVTRLITELESNLLNLVLMAGQVDRVAGIQHDRDAMRAEQEKKKQEKAPSNGEGPQMHADIREDVVSGQDDVDDLLSSLGF
- a CDS encoding chemotaxis response regulator CheY, giving the protein MKILIVDDFSTMRRIIKNLLRDLGFTNTAEADDGTTALPMLKSGSFDFLVTDWNMPGMSGIDLLRAVRADERLKHLPVLMVTAEAKRDQIIEAAQAGVNGYVVKPFTAQVLKEKIEKIFERVNG